A region from the Brachyspira hampsonii genome encodes:
- a CDS encoding Rpn family recombination-promoting nuclease/putative transposase: MKEINRLNDLFVRYLIGTEGDEDILENIVNSVLNNAGFESVCNLEIINPYNLPENENLKESILDVKAKTKDGKKIIIEIQLVGNNNFVKRIFYYIAKNIVSELRENDAYINVSQMISISFINFNLNIGTEYDIKKEHKCFTFAEINNPNIKLDMVQVHFIEIKRFVDILKSINKDDYNKNKLLSWIDFFTTKDLEKDINKLIGGNKIMNKVIDKYKRFVADEKEMSAYNERDTFLYGQAVMLEYEREEGRKEGRLEGIKEGIKENQILTAKNMKNKNMDINLISELTGLSIEEIKNL; this comes from the coding sequence ATGAAAGAAATTAACAGACTTAATGATTTATTTGTACGATATCTAATTGGTACTGAAGGTGATGAGGATATATTAGAAAATATTGTGAATTCTGTTTTAAATAACGCTGGTTTTGAGTCTGTATGCAATCTCGAAATTATCAATCCTTACAATTTACCTGAAAATGAAAATTTAAAAGAATCAATACTTGATGTTAAAGCAAAAACTAAAGATGGTAAAAAAATAATTATTGAAATACAGTTGGTAGGAAATAATAATTTTGTGAAAAGAATATTCTATTACATAGCAAAAAATATTGTGTCAGAATTAAGAGAAAATGATGCTTATATTAATGTTAGCCAAATGATAAGTATTAGTTTTATAAATTTTAATTTGAATATAGGAACTGAATATGATATAAAAAAAGAACATAAATGTTTTACCTTTGCTGAAATAAATAATCCTAATATAAAATTAGATATGGTTCAAGTACATTTTATAGAAATAAAAAGGTTTGTAGATATATTAAAAAGCATAAATAAAGATGATTATAATAAAAATAAACTTTTGTCTTGGATTGATTTTTTTACGACTAAAGATTTAGAAAAAGATATTAATAAACTTATAGGAGGAAATAAAATTATGAATAAGGTTATAGATAAATATAAAAGATTTGTAGCCGATGAAAAAGAAATGTCAGCCTATAATGAAAGGGATACTTTTCTCTATGGACAAGCAGTTATGCTTGAATATGAAAGAGAGGAAGGAAGGAAAGAAGGAAGACTAGAAGGTATTAAAGAAGGCATTAAAGAAAATCAAATATTAACTGCTAAAAACATGAAAAATAAAAATATGGATATTAATCTCATAAGCGAATTAACAGGATTAAGTATAGAAGAAATAAAAAACTTGTGA
- a CDS encoding ankyrin repeat domain-containing protein → MKKIIILFSMFLFSLYLYSQTDNKSKAYEQLREYVNEGNVKESENILKKYNVNINNLDYEDFTLLSHAVMDDNIEMAELLLKYKADVNTVVYDGDTALILAVDNNNIEMVKLLLSYGSDIDYQGFRGRTALFSALEYDRKENIEMVKLLIKNKADVNISYDGDNENEETPLMYAAMKGYKETIKILIENKADINKRNRNNANALIYAYMFGHDDIADILLQNGSDSLDKSLKVSSLNQSTLLSGNVPLINAAEHSTNEVFLQKIIDNYADINYKTYDCKTALIEAASYNNINAVKVLLKNNADVNVQNNGKTALMWACRSGNLEMTKMLLDAGADKNIKNGNYDALYYAREYGKNEEIIKLLTK, encoded by the coding sequence ATGAAAAAGATTATTATATTATTTAGTATGTTTTTATTTAGTCTGTACTTATACAGTCAAACAGATAATAAAAGTAAAGCTTATGAACAATTAAGAGAATATGTGAATGAAGGTAATGTTAAAGAATCTGAGAATATTCTTAAGAAATATAATGTCAATATTAATAATCTTGATTATGAAGATTTTACACTATTATCACATGCAGTTATGGATGATAATATAGAAATGGCTGAACTTCTTTTGAAATATAAGGCAGATGTTAATACTGTAGTATATGATGGCGATACTGCATTGATACTTGCTGTTGATAATAATAATATAGAAATGGTTAAACTACTTTTAAGTTATGGTTCTGATATTGATTATCAAGGCTTTAGAGGAAGAACGGCATTATTTTCTGCTTTAGAATATGATAGAAAAGAAAATATTGAAATGGTAAAACTCTTAATAAAAAATAAAGCAGATGTTAATATATCTTATGACGGAGATAATGAAAACGAAGAAACACCTTTAATGTATGCTGCTATGAAAGGCTATAAAGAAACTATAAAAATATTAATTGAAAATAAAGCCGATATAAATAAAAGAAATAGAAATAATGCAAATGCTTTGATTTATGCTTATATGTTTGGACATGATGATATAGCAGATATTTTACTTCAAAATGGTTCTGATTCTTTGGATAAAAGTTTGAAAGTCTCTAGTCTTAATCAATCAACTTTGCTTAGCGGTAATGTTCCATTAATAAATGCAGCAGAACATTCCACTAATGAAGTTTTTTTACAGAAGATAATTGATAACTATGCAGATATAAATTATAAAACTTATGATTGCAAAACTGCATTGATAGAAGCGGCTTCTTATAATAATATTAATGCTGTAAAAGTGCTTCTTAAAAATAATGCCGATGTTAATGTTCAAAATAATGGTAAGACTGCATTAATGTGGGCTTGTCGTAGCGGAAATTTAGAAATGACAAAAATGCTTTTAGATGCTGGTGCCGATAAAAATATAAAAAATGGTAATTATGATGCCTTGTATTATGCAAGAGAATACGGAAAAAATGAAGAGATAATAAAACTCCTTACAAAATAA